Proteins found in one Anaerolineales bacterium genomic segment:
- a CDS encoding ABC transporter permease has translation MSGKLGASLAVTWLGLVVLLSLFAPLVTAHDPFQPVAAALSGPAPGLPLGSDALGRDLWARLAYGARITLTAAGLATALAV, from the coding sequence ATGAGCGGCAAGCTTGGCGCCTCGCTAGCAGTCACCTGGCTGGGACTGGTCGTGCTGCTCAGCCTCTTCGCCCCTTTGGTGACCGCCCATGATCCCTTCCAGCCGGTGGCCGCCGCCTTGTCAGGCCCGGCGCCCGGTCTGCCTCTCGGGAGCGACGCCCTGGGGCGAGACCTGTGGGCCCGGCTCGCCTACGGCGCCCGGATTACCCTCACCGCTGCCGGCCTCGCTACAGCCCTGGCTGTG